The sequence gtttgacagaactgaactaaaatatagTGGaccacatctgtggaataatctacaacctaaacttcaatcaacatcttctttatcctgatttaaaaagcatctgaacctGTATGAATTGAATTCAGAtcacactgggtttatagattaccagtgacccagaatagatctgattaaatttAGGGGAGCGTAGGtccaagttcacatttttaatgaatttttaaaagcaattttttttattttttatttttttgcatttacttacaatgggcaaaatttcacacatctgtagcagcaaaactattggtttaattcaaaccaaattgagtttatagattgccagtgaccaagaatagatctgatttacattttggggaaaagttcaaattttctttgaatcttttttaaaaaaattttcacccttttacttttaatgggcaaaatttcaaatgtctataaaaaagatccatttttttcaatttacttcaaacttggcacatatactgtaactctctctctctctctccatatacatatatatatatatatatatatatatatatatatatgtatatatatatatatatatatatatatatatatatatatatttttttttttttttactagttatttactagttttatcatatcttaaacctcttttttcttttctttttttctccctgttctttttgttttgtttgtttgtgaagtgtctttgagtgtccaaaaaagtgctatataactgtgatgtattattattattattattattattattatcattattattattattattattgttgttgttgttgtagtattTTACCTCTATATTTGTATAGCACTTGGTGTTGTAAATGTgctgtaaataataaatgaagtTGATTCAGAGTAAATCTAACGGTGTTGTCGTCTGGTTGGTTCCTTACAGCCTCCTTGACGGTTGTTCCGTATCGAATCCAGTTCTTTCAGTATGAGGAGGTGCGCCTCAGCTGTGGGGAGGAGGGAAACTCATCTGAGTGGACAGTCAGGAGGAAGATTTTAAGGAACACAACTGAACACATCCCCCCATGGGAACAAAATGGATCCAGCTGGTTAACTAGTGCCATTTACCCAGGAGAAAGTGGACTGTACTGGTGTGAATCTGAAGGAGGACAGTGTTCCAACGTCATCAACATCACAGTGACAGGTAGAACTAACTCAGACTTTGAACCCTTTAGAgtcctgattccaggtaaaggttcacatattaaccctttgattccaggtaaaggttctgctgtgaatctgcgtctgtttcaggttcattaaagctgctgtcagtttgtgcttgtgttccttttcttcagtggtttggttttactgtgtgttttagggtccaaataggtggaagaacagaaaaagacaaaaagaggaactgaagtttgacaagtTTGGACCAgataaggcactagaatgaacatcaataacagatttaggatgttgaacatcagctgtgaactggaacacactgaacaacaacaaggatttgaactTGGACCCAGTAGGtttagttttgggctgtttttttctaaatcattCCAGCTGTTTTTGACACCtatttaactccataaagcagatccacggtcaaaactcaccaaaaacacagtaaaataaataaataaataaaggaaaatcaccacaacattggaaacaacaggaaaaacaaaaaaaacacaaagaaaatggtttaaaaaaaaaaaaagcccaaatcgtGTATTTTTATAGtcagtcagtctcactcactgctcagtGTTTGACatcccattccacaggcagcagggggtgaactgagcatgctcagatgtctgtggaaagaatAACTTCCATTGTATCAGCAtgtttggaaatttttcctattcAGCAAACGGCTGAATTTCtatgaatgtttaaaataaatcatacattcagaacgctcaccacagacacgtcaggggttaaagggttaactgtgttTAAGGACAGGTTtgattaaaataaatttaaaaaaaaactttattttcaacCCATGAAGATCTATGATTCTAAAGATTaggtagattttcataaaagctcagagtcatTTCAAAGGTTGTTGtctcaaaacagacaaaactgaagaaaaagtgactttttcagcaaaacacataattaactgaatgtaaagacAATCATCTGCATCtgatgtcattgatccaactccatgggttttactagtgagtcaatgttggagaagatgacagtgtttccatggtaactacgaagcctctgaacgtccatatgggtcagatctgattaaacatttttatcgtttgacagccctaattttttttaacatctgcgTATgtgtaaaatcaatcaatcaatcaatcaatctatatAAACAGAGGTTACACAGTGACAACGTGAGCCTAAGGAATtcatcttattagctcctcccacattaggacagctaacactgacaccgtaggcgttgccatggtcaCCCAGACATgaccagatgttttgaaaatgacaggaagcgTAGGTCTTACATACATATGTACGTACATACTCTgacagaaatcaaataatggacgtaaacatgtaaaccagggtttttccattatcgcatttctgaagtgactgTTGTTGAGCTCGTAGTactctctccttcttcttctgacaTGTTTCAATAAGAAAGACAggcattttcttctttgtttcactTTTACTGAAACGTATAGAGCAGGACATTTCTCATACTCTGGTGGGAGGCAATGTAAGGAAGTGAGGTCATCAGCCAGAAGTACAGAACACTGACCTTCGACTTCAGAGTGTACAAAATATAAAGTgcacatacagaaaaaaagtaacagaagaaaaacaaacaagtcaaaaTTTGCATAAATAACATTTGTACATGAGAACATAAATCTAACAACTGTGATGCATCGCATCTGATTATGGCAGTTATGGGATTACTTACTCCCAGTTATGGTATTTTTGTGGTCATGTGACTGGGCTCAGTGTTCACACCTAACACAGATTTCACAGCCAGTCTGTTCctgtttttttcagcttttgATGTGATCCTGGAGACTCCCAGCGTCCCCATGACAGAGGGAGATAATCTGACCTTGACCTGCAGGAACAGAAACCCCTCCCCCAACAGAACATCTGATTTCTACAAAGACGGTGTTTTGATCGGGAGCAGCTCCACAGGAACACTGACCATTCTGAGCGTTTCTGCGTCAGATGAAGGACTGTACATGTGTAACATGTCTGGATCTGGACCGTCACCGTACAGCTGGCTGAGTGTCAGAGGTGAGGGTCGACCTGAAGGTCTGTTCACACACCACAGAGGGAAAGTCTTCATGTTAGGACCGAGCACATAAACGACATAgaacagttctgtcaaactcatgtcagttcagttccacattcagcccagtctgatctgcagtggacccaaccaggaaaataagaacagtgaaaaaagagaaattatattatgataatgtttgcatctacaaaaatctgaagaacatgaacaactggaaacatctgaagaaaaacaactgcaatttgaacaatattctgcctcagattctcagtttatcctttacacatgtgcattagaactgacattagaattacaaatacaccaaacatttaagaacaggcagaatattggtacaactgcATTCActgatctgaagacatttcagctttgtcacatttttggtcaaataacagttttttaatagaaacattttcattttttacactaaaacaaagataaaattgtctgtttttattatttctaggtttaatatgatagtatttgactggtctgacctactggagatctaactggtctgtatgtggaatctgaatgaaaaggatttgaacatcctccattgttcatttcttcagtttcatttttgtatttcacaaatccatcctacaggtcagagtggaccctttggtggcccccaggcctcatgtttggcacctgtgacagggctgtcaaactcattttagttcagttccacattcagactaatgttatataaagtgggccggaccagtgaaataatataaataataggataagaacttttgaatgaaaaaagtcaaattccatactgaaaatgtttccatctatgaactgtactcaaacataacatgaacaaacatgaacaacctgaacattctttaagaaaataagtgcaacgttaacaatattacaactcggtttattatttatacatgtgaatcacaacttacagatcacagtggatctacaaatacacaaaatattaaataactgacagaatgttattaaaattccacatacttctcttaagacatctcaggttattcacattttttttatttttatataaaaggatagtctgtaaatataaacatttgtgtaattttacttttttgacacttaaacaagagaaaaatgtacagttttcattatttatagtttctcatggtagtattttactggtctgatcatttttagattgaactgacctaaaatgcttttaacatcattgattgctaatatcttcggtgtaatttttgcttttcacaaatccatccgacaggtcagactgaaccctttgcccccgggcctcatgtttgagacctgtgcaAAAGAAcgacctgaattcaacatgtcccaatacttttgtccgtataatGTATGTGAAAGTCTTTACGGTACAGTGTTACTGACATGACGTGCACCGTCGGTCCTGAACACATGCAGGATGTCACACTTGGCAGCAGACGCTGGTTGTTTGTTTGCATTGAGGTCACCCTCTGACATTTGTCTGCTGAAGGTGGACCTGGTCCTGCTGCGTCTGCCGCTCCCCTCACACACATTCTACTTCCTGTGGTGGGCGTCTGCCTCATGATGGGGCTGCTGATGCTGCTCTACCTCTGGAGACGCCACAAAGGTCAgcatgtttttgtgtaaataacaTGACATTTAGGTGGTGGTGGCATATCAGACGCAAAAACCTGAAAAAAGCAGCGTGAAAAGAAATGAAGGTGAACTCACAAGATTTCAGTGACATGAGAATAAACTGAGCTGTGGAAGCCTTTTAGCCGACGTTACATGAAAACATttcacctcctgagacccaggaaaggaaaacagtatggattttttacattaaataattgtcttggttGGTAAAAGCATAATACTACAGTTTTTCaaacacaatttttatttttacgcACCCCCTCCcaaaaggggaagcaaggggtgttgttgtttttggttcagtctgtttgtttatttgtttctttgtttgtttgagcaggaaaactaatggttgaattcagaccaaatagGGTTTTATAGACCAAGAATAGATCAGATGACATTTTGGAAAAAGAaggtcacattttttatgaatatttacactaaaaaaaattattcttggctctaataaacatgaagtaatattttaaagtaaaatgtaactgaaatatatgaaatttaaagtttatttatccgaaaaagtcaaacataatgtgaatatgcttagtataaagtgaatctaaacaaataaagtaaactttatttactagatcacataaaaaggctgagcgtcacagtcaaacacagtttatgtaaaagtttgcattaactaaagcaaatctgactgaaggtatttaatttattcatactgACTcagtatgatagaaaaaacattgtattaaatgcaactctttacattaaacttatgtaataaaattacatggaaaatttacatgtaatgaaaatatataaagtcaacatttttggcttaattatttttttgagtgtacctgcccccccccccccccccttaaaaggggaggcaaggggtattgtttgtttgtttgtttgtttgtttgtttgtttgtttgtttgtttgtttgtttgttatagattgccagtgacccagaataaatgtcattacatttttggaaaactaGTTCaacgtttacattttttatatgaatgtttttattctcttttttttttttttttttctcccatttacttaaaatgggcaaaatttcacatgtctgtagcagcaaaactgttggttgaattcagaccaaattggatttatagattttatgctcactttgtaataaaattcttgaacacattttgtaataaactttgatgcattttgtaataacttattacatattgcaaagtttattacaaaaagcAGATGaagcacttttatttatttttttttaaaggaaatgtaataatctggtgcattatgtaataaaccattaaAACTGATGCCCTGACTGGAAAAACCATCCCACCTGCAGTATGActaaatttcacgtctgtagcagaaaaactacaggttgaattcagacctaattgggtttatagattagcaGAATGGATGTGGTGACATTTTGGAAAAGTAagttaaagttcacattttttatgattttttttttttttttttttttaatctttcttccCCCTCCCCTTTAGTTATAATGAGAgaaatttcacacgtctataaaaacatcactttaATTTTAATtgacctcaaacttggcacacacgtatatagaggcaactgatatgatgacatcagcacatacacagACACGATGACTTcatctggatcgatgccaaaataaactacaatacgtgcagggggcggggcttgttatgactggcaccacttgttattgtgtttttttatggactgtcctttgcagtgaacaggtttttttctcagtgaagctgtgaaactctcgtcccctacagaagaataaaatgcACGGCAGGGTCATGAGGTTCATTCGAATGTACGGTCGAGGCTAAAAGTCTGGGAACGACAGAAATGGAGACTtagcttaaatgtgatttatttgtcaatCAAAGTCTTTCAAAATTCTGTTCTTCTAATTGTTCTTCACTGTACCTCAgaaactcataaaaaaaaaaaacctggggaaaaaaaaataacttccCAAAACTTAAAAGATTTTCTTCAAGTTTTTAAGCTTTAAtgtgaaattttctctatttattagacataataattgtgatttttctaattCTGATGGAAGTTATTGTTACtactttttaaaatattacaGTAAAACTTAGTAAAACAGGTCAATAAAAGTGTAATGAATAACTCAGTAACTGATTAAGTGATGACTATTAAATTAAAAAGCATCTTTTCTGATCAATAATAAATCTGAGTAATTTTTAAGtcatataattacatttatctGTTGAATATTTTGTGGTTTCTCCACTCCTTTATGGAAATAAAGTGAATATCTTCTGTTTGCGGACCAAACCAGATATTTGAGGACATCACTGATCAACACTGGGCACACTTTTCTGACTTcaaacaactaattaattaatcaaaaatacataataaataactaTAATTACAACTCATAAATACAAACTGAGGCACGTTCTTATTAACATCTAAATGTGTGTGAAGCGAATATGAAACACCATCTAAATACAAGCAGTTTTTTCCAGCTCTTTGACAGGAACTTGTCTGGAATGTTTTGGATGTAACTCAAATAACATTCAGAATAtaatatatgatctctgctctgtgAGTTTGGAggcaaagaaataaaatgaactgaaagtTGACCAACAATATCTGAATTTAAACACTAGAAATACATGcaaatgtaaacaaatgtttgTCTTCTAACAGCCGTTATGATGCTGTAGGTTTAGAAGATGTCGAATTATATTAATAAATATTTACGACAGCGTATTAAggacacataagaaaataaaaaaaacctcttgtcactctgagaataaagtcgttatattttgagaataaagtcactgTATAACGAGAATGAAGTTGTGGTTTTAAAAAACTTGTTATTTAATGAGACTACAGTCGTACCCGCTCATCGATGTGGAACTGTGAACGTTTAGtttcagttcttctttcatttgtggtttagacacaaaggttaaatcctgagtctgtcctccatcagCTCATTATCGTTAGTTTAAGGACTTTGAAAAGAGTCTGCACACATTTGAGTTTGttataagaactgaactgatttggagtaaatttcctcttttgtggaggagaaactgtcCAGGTGTTCatctgtaggactatcagtggaaacagcagaacTGAAGGGTTTGTGTTTCTAcagaaactgtgaggattctgcTGAGTTtgtcagtccaacagaagggaaaggatCTGCTTCACTTGTTTccttcgctgtaaaactggaaactctgtcgaattttccaataaaatcataaaagtacgactttattctcattaaataatgagtttattctcaaatattacaactttattctcgtagtctcaaatgtttttattttcttctgtggccctaatacactgttGTAAATATTAAATACTGGGCTGTGTATTGTGAAGTTTCAGCAGAATGAAGTCACAGGACAGGGAACTTGGGTTACACCGCTTGGCCCCAGAACACTGCATGACTATGAGAAGGCAGTTTTATCAACtatcatttacaacagcacaTGTATGATGCAGCACATACTCTATTACACCAGCACAGAGTCATGGGGTCAAACTAAAACATTCCCTCCACCCGATCAGCTCAGCTGCTCTCCCCCCATAGACACAACATGGGTCACATGACTACACAACACATAACAGGAACTAGCTTTGAACCCATATTTTCAACATGCAAACTAGCACACATCACATGACCCAGCACAAACTGTACACCACACCAGTCTCATAACTCAGCACAAACCGTCCAACATTGCATTCAGTGTGGCTCactgcagtttttatttttttttaaatgtttcagaCATGCATATTCACAGCTGCGTGGGTGGAAATACAAATGATCTTTTCATCTGCAACAACAAAGAGCTACTTCCTGAATTTACTTTGATTTAATTTTAGCTTTCAATGACTCCTTCAAAGTTTTTGATGCATGCTCTAACAAAACCATACTGTTGTTATTGCGTCATTGGGTGGTGTCCTGTTTGTCTGCCTCATAAACTCTGTCTGTGACTGTATGTGCTGGTGTCACACAGAAAACAgacccccatggaaaagtgacccacaggtcagttttctgttttagagtTCTGACCCTCCTTATGATGACCCAACCCCAGTAAACCaccaaatatgcaaaaaaaaggttagtttatatatacatatatatatacacacacacacacacacacacacacacacacacacacacacacacacacacacacacacaaacaaaaaaattataaaagtacaaaaatgttTTAAGAATAAGAATCATGCATTGCACAAATGTACAAGCTTATGGTATTACAACTAAATCCACTGGTACAATGTTCAATGCAACATTTATGCATTTACAGTATTTATAATATGATGATTACAGCTGTATCATATTAAAACAGTATTGTAACATATTGTTATTTTGTACTTAGGTCACAATACATTACATATTACAACTAcaatacataataaaacataaagatTTACAAAGAGTCAAAATTCTACAgcatggaaaattaaaaaaaaaataaataaataaataatgataatatatacattaaaaaagtattgaatatatatattttagaaaataaatacatataacctATTTTTCCgcatttttttcatactttaggCTAGGCCCTGCACACACATGCTTTAATGAACCATCATCTGTGTGattataacaagtggttccaggtacaacaagccccgcccctcacacatattgtaccttattttggcatcagctgatgtcatcatgtctacatatgtgctgatgtcagcatatcagctgcctctataaatgtgccaagtctgaagtcaaccCCTCAGTTCAACCCCCTTCGGTCACAGAATGCTGCTGTTGCTCTGCAGGTAAAAACCAGGACGTGTCCTACACAGATGTTATTATAGCAGAGGACGTCCAGCCGAGGAGGAGCAAAGGTAAAAGAAGCACCGACAAACTCACACTCATGTCCAACTATCTGGACTCAAATTCAACTTCACATGGAATTCCATTGTTTGTAGTTGTACTGAAGTCAGTATCTATAAACGTGTTAAATAAACAtgtatgacaaactttattttctcTTTCCATTCCACATGTTGTGAAGCATattcaaactatgaaaaacagaaagaaaagatgaaagTAAGCACTGCTGTGCATCTGTCAGCACCGTTTATATGTATTTGACAGTTTTCTGGAAATCAGGAAATGCCAAATATAAATTAAACCAAattctgttttcatttgtttcagaCAATGTGTCTTATAAATTCATTAAATACtagcctttatttatttatttatttatttatttatttcaggactTATATCAGTTGTGAATCAAACAGATATCACAGATAGTTTTTCGTCC comes from Sphaeramia orbicularis chromosome 18, fSphaOr1.1, whole genome shotgun sequence and encodes:
- the LOC115438146 gene encoding low affinity immunoglobulin gamma Fc region receptor II-like, whose translation is MDFTTLCTVVASLTVVPYRIQFFQYEEVRLSCGEEGNSSEWTVRRKILRNTTEHIPPWEQNGSSWLTSAIYPGESGLYWCESEGGQCSNVINITVTAFDVILETPSVPMTEGDNLTLTCRNRNPSPNRTSDFYKDGVLIGSSSTGTLTILSVSASDEGLYMCNMSGSGPSPYSWLSVRGGPGPAASAAPLTHILLPVVGVCLMMGLLMLLYLWRRHKGKNQDVSYTDVIIAEDVQPRRSKDVESAEAAFTLYSTIKLEHTQS